In Miscanthus floridulus cultivar M001 chromosome 19, ASM1932011v1, whole genome shotgun sequence, the DNA window GGCGAGGTGCTCGTCAGGAACCTGTACCTGTCCATCGACCCGTACCAGCTCAACCGCATGAAGCGGAGCAGCGCGTCGCACCTCGCCGTCGACAGCATCCTGCCCGGCCAGGTAAGCAACCAGCTAAAGCGACGACGAGTCGTCGCCAGGTCTCCGTCCCGCTCTGCTCTCCATCAATCCGTGCGCCTGACGAGAAGAGTCTGCTTCTATTCTATCTCCGTCTCCGGCCGTGAAGAGGATCGCGGCGTACGCGGGCGGCGAGGTGGTGGCGTCGGCGTGCGAGGAGTACAAGGCGGGCGACGTGGTGGCCGGCGTGCTCGGGTGGGAGGACTACACGCTGTTCAAGCCGTCCCCGGCCGTGCTCATGTCCAAGGTCGccgactccgccgccgccgccgacgacgcgGGCTTCCCCCTGTCCCACCACATCAGCGTGCTGGGCACCAGCGGCATGACCGCGTACGGCGGCCTCTTCGAGGTGGGCAAGCCCGTGAAGGGCGAGAAGGTGTTCGTGTCGGCGGCGTCGGGCTCCGTCGGCAGCCTCGTCGGCCAGTTCGCCAAGATCGCCGGCTGCTACGTCGTCGGGTGCGCCGGGACCAAAGCCAAGGTACTGCCCTCCATCTCCAGCACGCCACAAATGTTTCTGTGGTGCCCTGAGCCACGCGTGTCACTGTCAGCCAGTGTTTAGCCACACATGCAAATGGCCCACTGGCCCAAGTTTTTGAAAAGCACGAGCCACCGTTCAATTTTGAAATCAGCTGGTTATATGAAACTGGATGAATTCACAGGTTGATCTGCTAAAAGACAAGCTGGGATTCGACGATGCTTTCAACTACAAAGAGGAACCTGACCTGAAATCAGCTCTGAAGAGGTCAGTGCAGCCACTGTCCGATCGTGCTCGTCGCCATCTGAGCCATCTGCTCTGCAGGGCAGGCTGACCTGACACAGAGCATGCATTTTGTTCAGGTACTTCCCCGACGGCATCGACGTCTACTTCGAGAACGTGGGCGGCGAGATGCTGGAGGCGGCGCTGGCCAACATGAACACCTACGGCCGGGTGGCGCTCAGCGGTGTCATCGCCGAGTACacgggcggcgggcggcgcgcgGTGCCGGACCTGCTGGACGTGATCTACAAGCGCATCACCATCCGGGGCTTCTTCGCCTGGGACTTCCTGCCCAAGTTCGCCGAGTTCAACGCCATCATCGCCGACTGGATCAGGGAGGGCAAGGTCAAGGTGGTCGAGGACGTGTCCGACGGGCTCGAGAGCGTCCCGTCGGCGTTCGCCGCGCTGTTCCGCGGCCAGAACGTTGGTAAGAAGCTCGTTAAGCTGGCGTAGAAAGAACCGTCCATGGAGCATCCTGTCATGCCGGTGATTCATCAGTACCCTAGAAATTGGAGTGGCTTTGTTAATTTAACTGAAATGGAATGCAGTGGGGTGTGAAGTGAAATGCGGTGGCTTTGTTAATTTAATAACTGAAAAAAAGAGAATGAGCATAACTGGCAAGAACATAAATCTGCAACGGCATTCCAGTCAGTATATTGTTCTGGCTGCTTGCTTGCGACGTTGCCTCCAGCGGGAGCACAAAGCGGGTGGGCTCGGGCGACCCCGTCGCTGGCGGGGCAACCAAGTCCGTGTGGGCGGCCTAGATTTTGCCGCCGTTCTTCGCTGTCAGGCTAGCCTTACAACAGAATCCATAACCAACTGGTTAATTTTCCTCTGTTCTCTCGTAATCTGGTTTATGCATCACGTACTAATGCCGAAACGGATTCGATGTCCACTTCCCTTCTGCTACTTTGGAGCCGTTGTGTCTCCGTTCGTCTTTGGAGAAGGACATTCGGAATTGGACGCCTCTGATGTCGATTCGGAGTTCCGACCTGCTGGAATCGCCCCCATAAAAGGCGAGGCCGCCGGGCACGCCCTGCTCCACCAAACCAGAGCATCAGCGATCGCACCGATCAGCTAAGAAACAAACCTTCAGGCGGCACTCGACGCACCAGCAGCCATGGGACGCCGCACGTCGGAGCTGCTGGCTCTGTTGGTGATCTCGCTGtccctgctgctactgctgccctCTGCCGCGGCCGCCACGGCCACAGCGAAGGCCATCGACGCAAGCAAAGCCCAGCGTCTGGAGCTGCCCGACTCTCTGGTGGTCGGTCCAGAGAGCGTCGCGTTCGACCGGCGCGGCGCCGGGCCCTACGTCAGCGTCGCCGACGGGCGCGTCCTCCGGTGGGGCGGCAACGGCAACGGCTCCGGCTCTGGCTGGACGACGTACACGTACAGCCCGAGCTACAGGAAGAACAACTGCGCGACGCCGTCGGAGCTCCCGCCCGTGGCCACCGAGAGCTCGTGCGGGCGGCCACTGGGCCTGCGGTTCCACCGGCGTTCCGGCACGCTCTACGTCGCCGACGCGTACATGGGGCTGATGCGGGTGGGTCCGGGCGGCAGGGAGTCGACGGTGGTGGCGACGGAGGCCGACGGAGAGCCGCTGCGCTTCACCAACGGGGTGGGCGTGGACCAGCGCACCGGCGAGGTGTACTTCACCGACAGCAGCAGCACGTACCGGCGGTCGCAGCACCAGATGGTGACGGCCACGGGGGACTCCACAGGGCGCATCATGAGGTACGACCCGCGGACGGGCCAGGTGACGGTGCTCCAGTCCGGCGTGACGTACCCGAACGGCGTCGCCGTCAGCGCCGACGGGACCCACCTCGTCGTCGCGCTCACGGGCCCGTGCAAGCTGCTGAGGTACTGGCTCCCAGGGCCCAAGGCCGGCACGTCCGAGACGCTCGCTGACCTGCCGGAGTACCCGGACAACGTCAGGCCCGACGGGAAGTCAGGGTACTGGTAGCGCTGCACCGGGAGAAGAACGAGTTCCCGTTCGGCGTGAACTCGCACCTGGTCGCTGTTCGGATTGGCGCCGACGGCGAGACGCTGCAGTAGACGAAAGTGTTAGATTATCTCTTCCAATTGGTGCAACGGTTAACTAGGCTCTTCGATCCGCGTTTTATCAGGGACGTCTAATCGTTTTATGGTTGATGGGTCTTCATCGCACAACGCTGTAAAAGAAAGGTAGGGGCCGGATGAAAGAACCTGATGTCTACGAGGTGAATAGCttataaaaaatttctacaacaacacttagcaaaccggttagacaaatatgaatcgaaacgagtgttgcgctagcatactaaaaatacaagccacctaccacaattctagtttatatagtctctatccacacattggctatgtcactacactaagttagtgtgctctcaaagactaattaAAGAGTCAAACtgactaaactaacaagctcttatgactagctacactgaaaaagcttgacaactagtttatggtaacgtaaaaagagagagcaagatggttgtaccgccgagtcgaggaatgaatcaatcaatcataagaatgaataccaatgaagaccaatcaccttggaatcaaaggataatacaatgattttttactgaggttcacttgcttgtcaacaagctagtcctcgttgtggcgattcacttacttggagattcacgcgctaattggcatcacacaccaaacccttaatagggtgccgcacaaccaacacaagatgaggatcacacaagccactagagtaccttttagctctccaccggggaaaggtcaagaacccctcacaatcaccacgatcagagccagagacaatcaccaacctccgctcgacgatcctctctactccaagccgtctaggtggcggaaactaccaagagtaacaagagaatcccgcagcaaaacacgaacaccaagtacctctagatgcaaacactcaagcaatgtacttggattcacttccaatttcacaaagatgatgaatcaatgatggagataagtgggagggctttggctaagtttaaaatgttgctatatcaatgcaaatggccaaaagagagagtttgagccggccatggggcataACTAGAGAgccccccacgaatagagccattggctcctctgTTCACTGAGAAATCAGGGCGATCGAATGCGCCGGTCggattgaccggacgtaggatcaCAGCGTTCGGTCTTCAGATttttgccatgtgtcccctgcttcaaatattgATCATCTGATTTCAACGGTCAATAGTgtacttaagttgtgaccggacgcaccactgCGCCAAGACCGGACGCGCCACTGCCTAAGTCCGATCGTTtgtagagagctccccgagcctctattttgcgaccgaacgtgtccgctcatgcacgaccggacgtagaccagccagagtccggtcgtttccagagaggttccagaaccGGTTTttcgtgactggacgcgtctggtcactcaatcTTTTCTCTGTGCGCACCACGTCTGTAGGACCGAACATTGAatagtgttcagccagagtccggtcatcaAAAATGAGACAACACCACTGATCCACTACTGACTGAACGTTGCTCCCctgagtccggtcaccacgtgatcAGCGTTCAATCACTGTTTTTCAGtgactatcatcttcttcatttcaccaacttctccacccttgctcaaatgtgccaaccacaaagtgtatcatcttgtgcatatgtattagcatattttcataaatgttttcaagggtgttagcactccactagatcctaaatgcatatgcaatgagttagagaatctagtggcattttgataaccgtatttcaatacgagtttcacgtctcttaatagtatgattatcgatcctaaatgtgatcaaactcactaagtgtctcgatcatcaaaaagaaaaagctcctatcaagtttcacctttgccttaagctttttgtttttttcttacttcttttccaagtctaagcacttgatcatcaccaaggCATCACCATTATCAAGTCATgattttcatttgcttcaccacttagagtaatgctacctatctcataatcactttgataaactaggttagcacttagggtttcatcaattcaccaaaactaaactaaagctttcaatctccctctttttgttaattgatgacaacccttacataaaaatatgaattgaaatttaattgaatccatgttgcttgcccaaacatatttaccatgtgtaaaaggatatggacaagtttcatgaacctcaaatagtagcaattgctccccctacatatgtgctaagagtttggattgtcgcttgcacatatgcttagataggaaatataggagacactgtctaccaaatgatgctaaggtataagataTGGACCtctgaagcgtgataccaatcagagtgcaccaatataccatccttagtacAATAAGTAACTAGATATAcacaagaactagaataccccatgagatcaacattagaagtaaggatctagtttttataatgtgagcatgagtctagttacttaacctatacatgctagtttttcatttcattattcaaacctacaactagcatacaccacataagtatggatattgaaatttaaaacttgtgccatgcaagcaaacttatgaaaatgcacatttaaatgcatccaccaagtttatgatcttgctccccctacttgtgtgcttaaaattttaattgatcctcttcatttgttatatctctccccctatgtcaaattctccccatatcacttatatctttgtttatctcccccctttgttgtcttttcactatctttgtacattatttctcctcctttgtcatcaatgaccacaaaggttaaaatatagataggttgagattatcaatgttaatcaatggggtgaggatcattttttcaAATTTGGTTAAATCTATAATACTTACCAAAGATATtttactcggtttgatccaaggataagcttcttcacacctccaaacatagcttatcttgtaccatgttgagtcaaACACTTGTAGCTCACTGTTGGGtttataaacctggggtccctcatggctcggcttcccagcaaaggctcagcccaacaggcgacgttgcgaacgacgcgcaactcctaggccgcccaaatacctaaacgacaggccagaagggcgatccaatctccaaccgaaaggcctcactaaggaggaacaacgctcgctttcgactccggcccgcctctccaactagaaggcctggccaaacaccgcttccgactccgacctacGTCTTCGACCGGAGATACACCGAACCcctacttatagctcttctccgactgacgcagtcgaagccgactaggaccaaccgaccagggacgcccgctcggcaAGGACTAGGAAATGGAcaaagcaagtaaggcagggcactcaagtcgactgcaatatcgaggaccgtaccctatacacctgcaggacagtaaccgacaggacatgttagaagggtgccctgcaaccttacAGGCATGCCAGAAcctaagcagtgttgtgggcgccaacatttgccctacagtgttgtgggcgccatcaactcccataccagacaaatgcagtaaggctccccccacatgcctctgggcatcaacagtgttatggatGCCATCAtttaccatacatggtgaatacggtaaagcctcccacatgcgtctaacaACAACTGTGttatgggcacctaccatcatcttgtatctgatggcatgagcaacaagacttaatagcatacgtactctctctctcttgcttgtaaggccatccccttcatctataaaaggggatgcactctctcccaatagggGGATCCATCAGTTCACTcacacacaacaacagaaccactaggttcaaaccttaagcacacgctcaaacactcagcacacgtaggagctcccgtcactcttggccctttagactagagtccgactggacctctgGACCTCTTGCatccccatcttactccctctcgtttgtaaccctacagcaaacttcaagcacctgggcccaggaataaagtcactgattgacttaaattggacgtagggcacattgcctgaactagtataaaccttgtgtcattgagtgctaggccacatccgatcacaacatacaacaaaactgcaaatatttatgtgttggtcactttctgcaccgacagttggcgtcgtccgtggggaagatgttgtacgttcacactttttggtcatcggatggcacacttttctaccacttttgccatggcgggctcaagcgatacgactcgctttggctcactggagtttcccgcactcccacctattgggatgtgggttccacctatcTTCGAGCTattccaggccttcctctttagaagcctagacttcatcgctgaccggctcggcatactacacctccgcgaggaggcactcgtcCTGGCGCCCATCGAAGGGGCGTCCTCCTTCGGTTTTGGGACACccgacgacttcaacgatgaggcacatgcgcttcatttcgagcaaacgctctgctcaaaccccgctatgagtaatgtacatgctgttatttactcgctatttactatcttccatCGATTATCCAGAGGGACTGCGTTTTCCACACCGCAAACACCATACAACCGGTTcgcctatggcctcgtgtcccccatggacacatacgctcgggggctctgaaggatactggcgctgccccctctcacatccaaattcatgggaatggcgagctatactcccaccactttccacgaGCTCCTAGATGAGaaggttgagagtgatggctccagcatcggtgacatggcacctagccaccatccgtcctaggagtgcgctatggcgaacGCTCTAGGAGAGCCGCCAGTGGTAGtggagtccttgtagactcacacccctctagaccctcatgcGAGGGCCCTCGTGCTTGCACAAGAGCATGGCAAGGAGCTACAATAATGGCGGCAGAACCAACCACCACCTGCGCTGGTGCGCTCGGCACACCATGCTGCATCCCATGCGCGTAACCCGATGAGCGGCGCCCGAGgtacgatcccccatagtttgctcaggctggtcagaacattgccgccgtggcaatgcttctatgcggccttcccgagccgaaTGACTCCTAGGAATaggtgatccaccagaacctctgagCACTGGTGAAAACCACCGCCGCTCAATATGTGGAGAGCTCTGCATCGCGACACCGACTCATGGCCCCTCTCCCCACCAGGAGAGTGGGGATGCACTAGACGAatcactccatccgctcaccgctacagccgtcGAGCATGGCACAGGAGGCCATAGCTACGCCTCAGCCTGACCtagcgcccgctccacaccggcCGCCTATACACGAGCGACTTGGGCCGAACTAAGACGCTTGTAGTATCATTAGCAACCGGCGTTGggcctagcatgatgatgacatccatagGGCGGCCATGAGGGTAGGCAACACAGACCCTGGCCAAACCATCACAGAGATCggtgaaacacaccctaggcatggtcaccgaccaGACGATCGGAGTCGCAACTTGGATGGcctgggaccacgggcctttggccgacacatctagAGAGCagcgttcccacagcgcttccgaccgcccaccaaaaTCACCAAGTACACTGGGAAGACaaaccctggtatatggctcaaagatttATGGCTCGCCTATCGAgtcagaggggtggatgatgaccatttcatcattcaatatattcccatctgtgtgggggaacatgtttgggcatggcttgaattcctcctgcatgacagcatccgtgactgggtggacctcaagaggatctttgttGGAAATTTCTAGAGGACGTATGTCAGCCCtagtaactcctaggacctcaagagcggccagcaggagcccagcgagtccctgtgAGATTACATTcgcaggttctcccaatgatgcaactccctccctgatgtcatcaacATGGACTTCATCAACACATTCCTCGTTGGGACAACCTGCAAGTCCCTGATCTagaagcttggctgcctaaagccctgtaccacccgcgacctactcgatgtcgccacgaaccatgcctctggtgaggaggcagTCAAAGAGGTCTTCAACGGAGgttaggacaaaggcaaggccaagcgcgaggattaGGACGAgggccgctccacgcagaggggtAAAAAGAACAAGGAAGATCGGCGTTGACCAGCTAGCTCCGCGTTGGTTGCCGTggctgatcacatgggcaagcagccctagccgGGCCtccctgaccacttcaacaagctcatggagagcccatgcaccaaccacgcctaccccattaaacacctctacaagaactatgagctcctcaagcgctttctacgataggccggcgggccaaaagaaggaaaaggcaaggaggcagcagccaagaaaggaggcatggtggaCAAGGATCCGAATGACTAAAGATCCCTATACGGCGACCAAGGTGATTCAATTgggcgcctaccgactaaaggacaacaatggcgatgttctcaccaacacttggaacatcgaacagttacgccatttcttcccttaaaaatttaGTCTTACCATCTTTTCACTTAACATtagctcctataaagcaccctgGCCCTAACACTTTTCGCCTAGATCGCTCaagggctccatgggggtgcgatgccacctctctttttactatcatataataAAAACATTTTCccgaatgaaagggtagtccgttcctttaattaccttacgtaactttgctttaaatattccaaccgatcgcaccctgcctctacctatggttaccagcagctgagcctcatgagACACACTTgagctcttaaggttgcagcttACGGGATGAAcgagcaggtgcgaaaaagaaagaataaaaaacaaagttatgctaaggtaaaaataaggaacagaCGGGACAAGCTTCTCCGAAcgaagtagttccatcacaaaaacaaatttgttgtattcatgaatacaaaaaaacACTTTACATAGGGGGCTCCCTCATGACATTATCTTTTACAtttgctaaagtatttctactctaaaacttCTACTGTGGCTCCCTGGCGGCATCGGCTATCGGTGAAGGTAGGGTCTGCTCGCTCTCTGGCTGGACGATGTTTTGGCTCGGTCGGAGGAGGGGCGATGTTCGCCCCTGACCTGGGTTCCACTCCATCTGCCAGCTGGGTGATGTCCTCCTGGCACATGCCTTCAGTCGCTTTCACACggcgggcatccatcacccactgtgtggagacttgctcggccaccaactgtgCGCATGGCAGTAAGCTCTCCCCAAGCGAGTGGATGTCCTTCACGCTCTAGCCATCGACGTACCCGCTGTAGATGATGGCAAAGTCTAGGTCTAGatggtgcatcaccaccgaggtcagcacccccgacgtcccgtagaacatcccatcggtgatgagggcccaaacctcatctggtacctccgccagctagatggcgggtgcgctggtacttggcgccgatGCGAAGACCTCCAAGATgatgagctgggcaacattgcatatctagtcaagttcccccttgagagcacgtcACTCTTCAAGGGATGTGGTCAGCGCCTTCGCATTCTAGCCAATTGTCACCTTGGCCATCTCTAGGTCCCGCTTCAACGACTCCACCTTTCTgcccagctctggaagaaggacgacaagcttagaagcaggctaaaggaaaaaacaaagacacCAAAAGAAAAAAGGGTACATACTAAGGTGGGTGTTCTAAAGGATGGAGAATCGCTCCTCCTACTGAGTCACCTGCTCGTGCAACTGGGAGTTCAACTCCTCAGTCCCAAGTGCCTGGCTCcagagcacgagcacttcctggtcagcctccgactgGGCCTTTTGCTCCATCTCTAGGGTCTCTAGGGTACTTTGGAGTGCCACCTCAGTCTTTGCCAAGGACTTCTGCAATGCTACCTCGGTCTCCACCTAGCAgaccttcgccgcctcaagcccccaCTCGACGGAGGTCGCTAGCTCTGTCGTGAATAGCTCCTCCGCCAGCACCTTGGTCACCTCTGCTACTCGGTCTTGGGACTCATAGTGGGTGGACTCTAGCTCATGCTCGAGCTTGGCAACCCATGCATGCTCCATCCAGAGGAAACAAGACTTATGGCTTGACATCTCCTTTAGACCCTgcaaaaacaagaagcaagcgtGCTGAGGCAACCGATAAAAGACCAAGAGTCAAGGACGAGCGTAGAAAAAATCACCTCTATGACATGGGGTAGGTCGACTGTGATCACCTGCTAGATGGACTTGACCCATTCCAGGGCCTGCTCTAGCTTCAccctggtttgggcgagatcggactccatcgcaaGTCCTCTTCCCCCAAGCAcatcc includes these proteins:
- the LOC136528094 gene encoding NADP-dependent alkenal double bond reductase P2-like, producing MEVVNRYVATRHHIEGAPTEADFEVKEETARWAPDSGEVLVRNLYLSIDPYQLNRMKRSSASHLAVDSILPGQRIAAYAGGEVVASACEEYKAGDVVAGVLGWEDYTLFKPSPAVLMSKVADSAAAADDAGFPLSHHISVLGTSGMTAYGGLFEVGKPVKGEKVFVSAASGSVGSLVGQFAKIAGCYVVGCAGTKAKVDLLKDKLGFDDAFNYKEEPDLKSALKRYFPDGIDVYFENVGGEMLEAALANMNTYGRVALSGVIAEYTGGGRRAVPDLLDVIYKRITIRGFFAWDFLPKFAEFNAIIADWIREGKVKVVEDVSDGLESVPSAFAALFRGQNVGKKLVKLA